The Mycolicibacterium parafortuitum nucleotide sequence GTCGGTGATGGTCTTGGTGACCGTGGTGCGCAGCACGCCCTGATCGACCAGATCGGCGGTGGCGGCCAGCAGCCGCTGCTGCTCGATCATGTCGGAGGTCTGATACTTCGCGCGGGTGAACATCAGCTCCCAGTGCCAGGCGATGCTCTTGTCTTTCAGCGCAAGCAGATCCAGACCGGGCGGTTCGTCGATCGCGGTGATGTGGCCGAACGGTTTCACGATCGCTGCGTAGTCGTCGATGTTGTCCTTCGAATGCGGCGAGAAGAGGTAGTCAACCCCGCCGGGGACCGCGGCCAGCGTCTCGTCGCGCAGATGGTGGTGATTCACCACGATGTCGGCGCCCATCGACAGCGCCCAATCCCGGGATTCGTCACGGCTGGCGGTCGCGATCACCCGCACCCCGGTCAGCGCCTTCGCGAGCTGGATCATGATCGAACCCACCCCACCCGCGGCGCCGAGCACCAGCAGGTCACCGGTCGAGTCCTCGGTCAGGCCGAACCGGTCGAACAGCGTCTCCCACGCGGTGATCGTCGTCAACGGCAGCGCCGCGGCGTCGGCGAACGACAGCGAGGACGGCTTGCGGGACACGATGCGCTCGTCGACGGCCTGCAGTTCGGCGTTGGTGCCCGGCCGGGTCATGTCCCCGGCGTACCAGACCTCGTCCCCGACGCGGTGCGTCGTCACCGCGGATCCGACGGCCTCGACGACGCCGGCGGCGTCGTAACCCAGGATCGCGGGCTCCGGCGACGGTGCCAGACTCTTCCGCACCTTCCAGTCGGCCGGATTCACCGACACCGCGGCCACCCGGACCAACAGATCGTGCGGCCGGAGTTCGGGGACGGGGACCGTCACGTCGCGCAGGCTGTCGTCGAGCGAGTCGGCGGCGAACGCGCCGATTGCCGTCATCTGGGGAGTGGTCATGAACACACTGAACTACCCCACCACCGGGTTTCTTCCCGGGTTGCGATCACTGCGCGTGAAAGTATGGCAAACTCGCGCCGGTCTTGGACTGATGGATTCCCGTGACCGTGACCAACCCGCCCGACGAGGCGAGCGCCCGGCAGACCGTGACGCCGCAGGCCCGTACGGCGCTGTGGGCCAGCCTGGTCGGCACCACCATCGAGTGGTACGACTTCTTCCTCTACGCAACCGCCGCGAGCCTGGTGTTCAATCAGGCGTTCTTCCCGGACCAGTCGACGTTCGTCGGGACCATGCTGTCGTTCGCGACGTTCGCGGTCGGCTTCGTGGTGCGCCCGATCGGCGGTTTCGTGTTCGGTCACATCGGTGACCGGATCGGCCGCAAGAAGACGCTGGCGCTGACGATGCT carries:
- a CDS encoding zinc-binding alcohol dehydrogenase family protein — encoded protein: MTTPQMTAIGAFAADSLDDSLRDVTVPVPELRPHDLLVRVAAVSVNPADWKVRKSLAPSPEPAILGYDAAGVVEAVGSAVTTHRVGDEVWYAGDMTRPGTNAELQAVDERIVSRKPSSLSFADAAALPLTTITAWETLFDRFGLTEDSTGDLLVLGAAGGVGSIMIQLAKALTGVRVIATASRDESRDWALSMGADIVVNHHHLRDETLAAVPGGVDYLFSPHSKDNIDDYAAIVKPFGHITAIDEPPGLDLLALKDKSIAWHWELMFTRAKYQTSDMIEQQRLLAATADLVDQGVLRTTVTKTITDFSAAGLREAHHDVESGRTIGKIVITR